The window TTTTTCTGGGTTTCCTCTAACCAATTTCAATTCCATGCTTGGACGacaatctaataataataatattaatataatcattgTTACAATCATCCATCTCTGGTCTGTCGTTTCTTCAATATGAGTTGTTTACCATGTTTCGATAAACCAGAAGAAGAAAATGGACAGGACGTCCCTGTTGCTCAAGCAATCGATGCCCCAGATCAAgcaggtatatatatatatatatattgaaagaaaTATCGTCAAGATCTGGcttaaacacaaaaaaataagaagaatttATTCCTTTTATATCTCGATCTATGTATAATGTATGCATTGCAGTTGAAGGAGCAGACCCACCGCCGGAGCTAAAGGCATTCAATTTCCGGGAGCTGGCATCTGCCACTAAGAATTTCCGGCAAGAATATCTTCTAGGCGAAGGTGGATTCGGAAAAGTCTATAAGGGCACATTACAGAGCCAagtaatttttacatttttacatttttctgTTTTGATGTAATTAAGGAGGTGGTAGCTGTTCTAAAACTAGGGttttcaacaaaaacaaaaaaacaggTTGTATTAGTAAAGCAATTGGATCGCAATGGAATGCAAGGAAACAAGGAATTCCAAGCGGAGGTAACGGCTATCAGTCTCCTCCGGCATAAGAGTTTGGTTGAACTCATTGGCTTTTGCGCTGATGGAGATCAAAGGCTTCTCGTTTACGAATTCATGTCTAAAGGACCACTTGATTCACATTTACTCGGTAAACATTCATTTCAGATTTGAATTTTGTGAAAATGATTTATGTACTAATTGAATTTCCATCAAAATTAATAGATGTTCCTGCTGATAAAGAAGCACTGGATTGGAGATCGAGGATGAAAGTAGCTGAAGGAATAGCTGCAGGTCTCGAATACTTACACGAAAAAGCAAAACCTCCGGTTGTGTATCGCGAATTGAAATCATCAAACGTGTTGTTGGACGATGAATACAACGCGAAGTTGTTCGATTATGGCTTGTCTAACATCGGTGGCCAAAGTGAAGGTGGCAAAATGCACTTAGCTCCAAGAGTAACCGGTACTTATGGATATAGCGCACCTGAATATGAACGATCTGGTGAATTGACTTTGAAATCGGATATTTATAGTTTTGGAGTTGTTTTACTAGAACTCGTCACTGGCAGACGAGCTATCGACACTTCCCTCCCCACCAATGACCAAAATCTTGTTGCATGGGTAAGTAAATTTCTTACTAATTTACCATAACTTCTTGATTTAGTAAGAATAAGAGTGCTACCGTCAGTATTATTGATCTTAGTACATATGACTTGACTTGATCTACTTATcaagatttttttgttttgatctGATCTAAgtagttttattttgttaaatttgtgaCAATTTTTGTCATAACTTGGTTTGTAATGGTCCACGGTAACATGTGATCTTTACGGGTTCTTCAAACAAGCTATTAAAGTTTAAAACTTCTAATTTGATTTTGTAGGCTCAACCATATTTTAAGAACCCTAAGAAATTCCCGGAGATAGCGGATCCCAATCTTAAAAACAAATACCCAGTGACGGACCTGAATCAAGTGGTGGGAGTGACAGCCATGTGCCTTCAAGAGGAGCCTTGTGTCCGTCCTTTGATTAGTGACGTCGTGGTGGCCCTTAGTTGTCTAAAATTGGTCGGCGAAAACCTTGATCCGCCTGTAGCAGCTGTTCCAGCCCCCACTCCGAGTAATGACAACGCAGGCCAATCTTCGAGTAATGGCCATCAAGAAGAGGACAAAAACGACGAAGAAAGTGACAGCGacgaagaggaagaggaggaggaagaggaggataGTTCGGATGATTCGGATTCGTCCGAGAGTGATGAGGATGAATTAAGAGAAGAACCGGGGGCAATATCTAAGAAACATGCAAAGAGCAATAGAAGAAATTCAAAGAGAACAACTAGTACTTCATCGAGCCATGGAAGTGACACAATTGAGTATGATTTCCAAGGTGGAAATTCTTTGAAGATAAGTCGTCCAGCTTCTAAAAAAGTTAAGAAAGGTGGTGGAAAGACTAAAGAAAGTGAAAATGCTGAGGTACGTAGAATTAAAAGTACTATGGTGAATATCAAGCCCGGGAAAGAAAGCAAAGATAATGAATGGCAAGCAAAGagttttaagtaaattaaattcCCATTTTATAACCCTTCTTTTTTTCCATGTATACATTCTCTTCTTCcataagattaattaattcCCCTTTTAGAAAAGCGTGTGCAAGTTATGGTGGAAAGAATGTATatgctttctttctttctatatGGTTGCTTCTCCCCTTTGGGAGGTTGTGTTTTATTATTacagattttgaatcaaatttaaCACTTAGTGATTTATGAATTTTgtagattaattaatttctttaagtGATTTGTTTTCCATGGaagttagttaattaaatattgagtggaaaaaaaaaacatttgtatgGTTGTTTTAGAGGAGATCCTCTTACTTAGGTTCTTGTTTTATATGAGCATTCTTCATCATCTCATCATAATGttcaatttgttttatatttgtgtGATTGCATGTTGAGCAACTCTCATCTCTCATTTCTATATTTATCGGTAAGTAGcttaggtttttttttataaaaaaaaaaacttatttgataatgggagttatttgagattgtttaaaataaattattaaaatctacTTTTATGTTCAATATTGATCCCTCTTATAGCCTAGCGATAACAAGAGGTTGATATCCCTCGTGCCTCCATGAAGTCATGGGTTCGAGCCTGTTAGACGACAAGTTCTGTGTTTGGTTAAATGCTTAAGTGTAtttgcgggctatgtgcttaacccgcgAGGATTCGTCGTACTCCATAAaagcgttctaaaaaaaaaaaactatatacaATATTGATTTTAGTACATACCACTTGTGATCATgatcttgtttttatttattcgaATAGTTTCATTTTTGTTATGGTTCGCGATAGGGATGGCAATAAGCGGAGAATTTATTTACCATTTTTGCcagttttattttaaagattattttactATTATCTCCGCCCTGTTCGGTTTCAAAAAATTCTCGCATGGCACTTTTTATACCATATTctctaaaaatatacaaattatataaacggattttttttaatataatatatattttaatatattaaaattttatattattataaaaaataaacttaaaactcatataaaatataatgaataaataaatatatcggtaattttatatatttaattgtgtttatagtgatCGGGCATAATCGGTGAGATTGAAGTGGGGACACAAATATTATCCCACCCAATTCTCGATCAATTACCGGTCAAACTAGAGAAAACTCGCCCTAAACGGGACAATTTAGTTCGATTAACGCATGACAGTTTCAAATTTACTTCTTTAGTCCATGGCATTGGTCAATGATTACTTCTGATCTTTACGAGTAGGTGACTcaatgaaaatgagttttttttaataagaacaAGTAAATGTATTGTGatatttctatttataaatGAAGTAATTTGATAGTTGAGAGGATAATAATGAAATAGCTATATACTAAATTTGTAAAAACCTAAAATCTTACaaattaacccaaataatctaAAGATCAAAGGAAATCCGAggtttctttctcttttcccgGCCCTTTATGCCAACaacattaattaatcaaatttgcTTGACTAAGTCTCATATTTGGCATGCATCATCAAGCTTtcttattgttaatatataaggTTAAGATGcagttaaattaaatatgtcTCAGCTTTTCCAATTTGAGCTCGTTTTCcttcctatatatataattttataactataatttctttttctttttttaattaatcttatatataataataatataattaatattttttaaataaactcataGGATATGACGTAGCTATttattttacgagtttataaattattaacaatttttttataaaaaaaaatagtttttgattAATGAGACATTTTAATGAAAGAAGTACTGTTctcaatgaaaaaaattatacatgCAGGGGAGTTGGCGAAGAGAAAGTGGGAAAAAATGAAAGATAGGCAAATTTCAATAAAGAAAAATGTTGTCTTTTTAGTGGGTAAACTATGATGgtaaaaaatcaaaagaaataaaatatgaatatgatcGTGACATGTTGATCTCTATGATCAATGAATTTCAGCTTCAAGTTGACATCTTAGGAGaagttaaaattaatgaattgagtaaAAAGATTTctgttttaacaaaaaaaaatcagttcAAAAAAAGATGAACATATACTAATTAAATACATCaaagaatagaaatagaagaataaaaataatgaaggaACAAATTGATTAAAGACCCTTCcatagaaaataaattgtagtgtttttttaacaaatttgatttgatgtaTTTAGATTTTAGGGCAATGTTGGAccctattaattatttttaacttgacTAACTCAATGCACTTATGTCATAATTACTTAGTGTACTGTTTCatgaaagaatattttttaaaaatattaaaaaacaaagagTTAATAATCTATAACAATGATCCAATACTATATAATAGTTGTTGAGAAGGTGAGCAACCTTAGattcaaacaataatatatgATACAACATGATGGAGATTTGGTAACCTATATATGATTACTATATTGTATGTTTGTGATTGAAAGCTCACTCTTGGAATTGCTTGAAGCCTCCGCTTGTTGTTATTAAAAGAAGAACATAATCATTGTTTCTTTTAAGAATCAAACCTAACAAGATGGATTTGGTACCTTAAAAAAGcctttctttttaatatttaatgaaaaaccCTTCTTTTGTTTGCTAATCAAATGGATCACTAGATATTTAACTTGGAGTCTTGGAGATACTGTTAATCCACTTCTTGCAAGCTAGCTAGCTCTAGCAttgttgttataatttatttatctcaaTTTGTCATGTCAAAATGGAGGTATgtcatttgaaaaatataacataaattaaacaAGCAATCAAGATATGATATGAAATGagaaaggaaaaaagaaaatgCAAGTGTTACTCAACAACCCAATGTACATTACCAATATTGCATACATGATGATGGAAATTAAACATATGATTAATTTCatggaaaataataatgagtTCCAATGGAATAAGCAAGCTGGGAtatgatcatcatcattatcacaATTGATCACATTGAGTAGGTATGAATGATAGGGTTTCTTTGGACAAATCATGAACAATCAATATGTTTTGTTGTTGTACATTTCCAAGAATGGACATCCCGCTCGATCCCCCCATGGCCAAGCACATCAAACCGACGCTTGAATCTGCTATCATGTAATTTTCGACGGGGAGTTCCAAATCCGCATTCTCGAAATGGAACACGAGCTTCGGCACCTCCACAGAGGATGTCCCGGTTGGCAATTCAAAGCACAAGTCAAGCCCAGTCGAGCCAGATTTGTCAACTTTAAGGTTCACATGATTGACAAACTCTTTCTTGACAAGGCGAAATGCGCTATTTTCTAGGTATGTTATCGTCGTGCCGGAGTCTATGATCATACCTCCGCTACCATCCTTATTTAGAGCAAACGTAGATTTCTTGATTGGCAAGGAACTGCCACCAACAGTAATGCCTTCGAGATTTAGGTAATAAAAAGAAGGTTGAGACGGGTTCTTGATCAAAGGAGTGGTCTTATAACTCATCTTGCTAGTATCAATCTTGTTCGAATCCAATGAACCCACTAACAAGCTACTAGTTTTTGTGTCGTCAATGGACGTCAAACAATACGAGAAAGTAGGTTCCTCGAGTTGTGAGACAAGAGAGAGCGGGCCTCGACCCAGACCCACCAGGCCTGCTCCCTGGCTAAACCCACTTCCTTCGTTATCCTCCCCACATCCAAACCCTAGATTGGCCACGGAAACATTCCCACCAAAACTGAACGTTTCCGTGGCCATAATCCCTTGAGAAGAGGAATAATCCCCGTAGGCGTACAAATATTCACAACTGTCTGATCGACAGTGGGATGCGGGGAGGGCACCACAAAGCTTACTAGAACAAGATAGCTGGGAGAAAGAGGAAGATTTCTTGGGATCAAAGATGGGAGTGGGCTGATCATAACAGTTTTGGCAAGGCTTGCATTGAGTCCATATTAGGTCACTTCCTGTGTCCATTATAGCAGAGAATTCCTCAGGCGGAGTCCCTATGGCTAACTTCATCAAGAACTCGCCGCTTCCTGGATAGACTGAAGACTTGACATCTTCTGAGGATGAACCATCGGTTGCCAAGACCATGGCGTTGAGCTGGCTTAGCCTGTATTGTCCTCGTTTCATTGCTCGTTGTATACGCTCGAACTTGGTGAGGTTTGATCCGGAGTCAACATGACTCAGGCTGACCCGAAAACTGGTTTGCTTATAGGGTTGGCTATGGAGGGATGGGTCCCGTGATGTAGAGATTGTAGGAGAAACATAGAATAGTATTACTATGGAAAGAAGTGAACATAGAAATGGAGCCATGGGTAAAATGGGGGAGAAAGAGGGTTTCATAATGATGGGTAATATAAGGAGAAGGAATTGATCATCTTAACTAGGTTATGTAtgtgagaaagagagagagaaaaagattaATTGTTAGGGTTACAACTTACAAGAGTTGATGATCAACCTCTAGCTAGCAGCCATGGTTGGTGAGATGTCGACAGACAACATTGGTGGAATTAGGATAAACTCTTTAGTTTCCCACCTCACAGATTAATTAAAAGCAACCTTAattcttttttacttttgtcATTCCTCTCACCAAATTAAGAAAGTGTTGCTTCAGCTTTCATTTTTAAtggattaaattttttttgaagcATTACTTGActgtatataatttaaaaccttgtaaggaaagagaaaaaaaatgatatatttttattttaaaaaactagtCCAGATCATTATTGTTATAACCTCTAACAACAATTTAAAACCTTATTAGACATGATTTTAGCTATTTAGtgagttaaataaatttaataatatataaacaagtttttaaTCAAAAACATTACAAATACAAGTTAACATTAttggtaaaaaattaaaattgaatatatataaaaatggagtccttataaaatattcaaaattaaagctCTAAATTAAAGATATGAAAAGAGAAGGTATGTTTAAAGTTCAATTTTCTTAGAGGGGATGAATTAAGAAGAGCATAGAACATGTGAAGTTTGTGTATTTCTTTATGCAactttgattatttaatttatatgctTACGGTTAATATAATCTTCTCGCTTTCTAATCTTAGAAATCAACACTTGGTATATCATGTTTACCGGAATGGGATTGGCACCCTTTGGCGTCGATAAATACCAGTGCACTAGCACAGATGGGAATGTGTTTTTGGGTCACAACTCACAATATTAAGTGTTCTTAGTTAATATGGTTCATTTTTAGCATCTGAGATTCTCTGTTAGGAAATCGTTCATATGCTCTCACAATAAGGGTGCACATAAGCAGTTTCGTAACAGACTGTATTTTTAGACTAGTCGCCGTATATACATTCTTAATGGTCCCTATGAACCTCCCATGTGTGATTTTGTTAGGTCTCACGGGTAAGAGTCATAGATAATTAGATATTATTTGTTTgactttgtttaattttttaattattttaaataggattttttttaaaataagagataaaaaatcttaatatggattctcacttaaaaacatattataaattagaatcttaaaataagaaaaaaaattattttaaaaattcaattaacaCAGTAAATTAATAAGCACCTAGATGATtacttacaaaaatatatattaatattcttttataatatgtttttattgattcagctattaatatttaaataatttaaaatatattaatgtttcgtataataattaataatattaaataattatatatagaatttaaataatagtgagaataaaattattaataaaaaaaaagtataatccctttattgaattaaagaaaaaaaattctttatatccttacttttttttttggtaagtaTCATGAttaacacaaaatatatataaattaggttATTAAGACAAAATTTTCCAATCCTCCtactaaataaaatgtttagagGAGTTGAAAAGTCCATCTCATAAACTTTTTAACACAAATGAACTATTTTTTGTCTTTGCATAACTCAAAAATTAGTATTATACACTTTATTCAGTTAGATATCATGTTTAATCGTAtcggattttttattttttattttgtaatctcAATAATACTCTCAATTGTTGGTGGATCATTTGATGTTCATATCATCAAATTGTgttactgtttttttttttttttatcgaattTGTATCCCGCCTCTTTTTAAGACAAACTAATAGAATATAAATCATTCAATAAAGAGTACTAGaactgtttttattttttttataggaagacttttttataaatatcataccatgatttgtttgatttttttttattattttgaccatataCTCAGTATATTATCATcatttgatattatatattttttaacattgcTTATCAactaaataatgataattttaactgCATTCTAAATACAACAACATTCAACTAGCACACCATATTAGTTATTCAACTAGCCCAccatgttgaaaataaaatttattttttttaataaataaaagaaaacattgagagagaaaaataattaaaataagtttataatgacatttacaataattaaaaaaaaatatttataataataaaaattaaagagataaatcattaagttttttttaataataaaaaataattttttttattggatacatcttatttaaaagtgagagaaaatgtaattaatgagaagaaagagaatatcattaataaatataaaagagaaaaataaataaatatttgtctaATCAGCACTCCACGTGTTTCGCT is drawn from Impatiens glandulifera chromosome 3, dImpGla2.1, whole genome shotgun sequence and contains these coding sequences:
- the LOC124931804 gene encoding aspartic proteinase nepenthesin-1; this translates as MKPSFSPILPMAPFLCSLLSIVILFYVSPTISTSRDPSLHSQPYKQTSFRVSLSHVDSGSNLTKFERIQRAMKRGQYRLSQLNAMVLATDGSSSEDVKSSVYPGSGEFLMKLAIGTPPEEFSAIMDTGSDLIWTQCKPCQNCYDQPTPIFDPKKSSSFSQLSCSSKLCGALPASHCRSDSCEYLYAYGDYSSSQGIMATETFSFGGNVSVANLGFGCGEDNEGSGFSQGAGLVGLGRGPLSLVSQLEEPTFSYCLTSIDDTKTSSLLVGSLDSNKIDTSKMSYKTTPLIKNPSQPSFYYLNLEGITVGGSSLPIKKSTFALNKDGSGGMIIDSGTTITYLENSAFRLVKKEFVNHVNLKVDKSGSTGLDLCFELPTGTSSVEVPKLVFHFENADLELPVENYMIADSSVGLMCLAMGGSSGMSILGNVQQQNILIVHDLSKETLSFIPTQCDQL
- the LOC124929708 gene encoding probable serine/threonine-protein kinase PBL25, producing the protein MSCLPCFDKPEEENGQDVPVAQAIDAPDQAVEGADPPPELKAFNFRELASATKNFRQEYLLGEGGFGKVYKGTLQSQVVLVKQLDRNGMQGNKEFQAEVTAISLLRHKSLVELIGFCADGDQRLLVYEFMSKGPLDSHLLDVPADKEALDWRSRMKVAEGIAAGLEYLHEKAKPPVVYRELKSSNVLLDDEYNAKLFDYGLSNIGGQSEGGKMHLAPRVTGTYGYSAPEYERSGELTLKSDIYSFGVVLLELVTGRRAIDTSLPTNDQNLVAWAQPYFKNPKKFPEIADPNLKNKYPVTDLNQVVGVTAMCLQEEPCVRPLISDVVVALSCLKLVGENLDPPVAAVPAPTPSNDNAGQSSSNGHQEEDKNDEESDSDEEEEEEEEEDSSDDSDSSESDEDELREEPGAISKKHAKSNRRNSKRTTSTSSSHGSDTIEYDFQGGNSLKISRPASKKVKKGGGKTKESENAEVRRIKSTMVNIKPGKESKDNEWQAKSFK